In Bradyrhizobium sp. 1(2017), one DNA window encodes the following:
- a CDS encoding ABC transporter substrate-binding protein, producing the protein MNSKFLHKLCMLAAMLTAAPALAQDVVKIGILNDQSGPFASYQGIGSVVAARMAVEDYGGKAGGKPVEVVAADHQNKTDIGIGIARRWYENEGVDAIFDIPNSSIALAVAGMSAEKNKVFIGSGAGTVLLTGEKCTPNTVHWTYDTYAYGRGLGKAIVQQGGKKWFFITADYAFGHDLEKQAAEAVKASGGEVLGSVRHPLGTADYASFLLQAQASGASVIAFANAGDDTITSMKQAAEFGLTKDHKLVGLILGMNGLPALGLKFAQGAQIMNPFYWDLNDGTRAFAKRFAERIPSKAYPNDMQAGVYASVIHYLKAVDKAGGAKDGKAVVAAMKAMPTDDPLFGKGYVRKDGRKIHPLFLLQVKAPEESTSAWDLLKVVATIKGEDAFRSESDGQCPLAKQ; encoded by the coding sequence ATGAACAGCAAATTCCTGCATAAATTGTGCATGTTGGCGGCGATGCTGACGGCCGCACCGGCACTCGCCCAGGATGTCGTCAAGATCGGCATCCTGAACGACCAATCGGGTCCGTTCGCGAGCTATCAAGGCATCGGCTCGGTCGTCGCCGCCAGAATGGCGGTCGAGGACTATGGCGGAAAGGCCGGCGGCAAGCCGGTCGAGGTCGTAGCAGCCGACCACCAGAACAAGACCGACATCGGCATCGGCATCGCCCGGCGCTGGTACGAGAACGAGGGTGTCGACGCGATCTTCGACATCCCGAACTCGTCGATCGCGCTCGCGGTGGCCGGCATGAGCGCCGAGAAGAACAAGGTCTTCATCGGATCGGGCGCCGGAACGGTGCTTCTCACCGGCGAAAAGTGCACGCCGAACACCGTGCACTGGACTTACGACACCTATGCCTATGGGCGCGGCCTCGGCAAGGCGATCGTGCAGCAGGGCGGCAAGAAATGGTTCTTCATCACCGCCGACTACGCATTCGGCCATGACCTGGAGAAGCAGGCCGCGGAAGCCGTGAAGGCGTCCGGCGGCGAGGTGCTCGGCAGCGTGCGGCATCCGCTGGGAACGGCTGATTACGCTTCGTTCCTGCTGCAGGCCCAGGCGTCGGGCGCGAGCGTCATCGCATTCGCCAATGCCGGCGACGATACCATCACCTCGATGAAGCAGGCGGCCGAGTTCGGGCTGACCAAGGACCACAAGCTGGTCGGACTGATCCTCGGCATGAACGGCCTGCCCGCACTCGGCCTGAAGTTTGCCCAAGGCGCGCAGATCATGAATCCCTTCTACTGGGATCTGAACGACGGCACGCGTGCTTTCGCCAAGCGTTTCGCCGAACGCATTCCTTCGAAGGCCTATCCGAACGACATGCAGGCCGGCGTCTATGCCTCCGTCATTCACTATCTCAAGGCCGTCGACAAGGCCGGTGGCGCCAAGGACGGCAAGGCCGTGGTCGCGGCGATGAAGGCGATGCCGACCGACGATCCGCTGTTCGGCAAGGGTTACGTCCGCAAGGACGGCCGCAAGATCCATCCGCTCTTCCTCCTGCAGGTCAAGGCTCCCGAGGAATCGACGTCGGCCTGGGATCTCTTGAAGGTCGTCGCCACGATCAAGGGCGAGGACGCGTTCCGGTCCGAGAGCGACGGTCAGTGCCCCCTCGCGAAGCAATAG
- a CDS encoding cytochrome P450, whose protein sequence is MSGIASSPVDPFAPDFLIDPYPAYEELRALGPMFELERYGVWAMAGYAEVEPALKDWKTFISGEGVGLNGMNPALPKPLTLQIDPPDHDKGRRVLGRTLSPGVARKLRETFQKEAEKKVSELIDKGTFDAVADLAEAYPMKVFPDAIGIRPDGREKLLAWSTFVFDSFGPENEILAASRQEGLAAQSWIMECCARDALRPDSLGMMIYQAADDGEITEHEATHLVRPFLTAGIDTTVNGIGNTLLALAMHPDEYRKLHHRPELARNAFEEGLRYDSPVQTFFRTASRDLEIGGGVIPAHRKVLLFMASANRDPARWDKPHRFEVERVATGHVGFGAGIHACVGQMIARLEGELIFNELARRVKTIELTAEPKRRLNNSLRGLESMPVRVTAA, encoded by the coding sequence ATGAGCGGCATTGCATCCAGTCCGGTCGACCCGTTCGCGCCTGACTTCCTGATCGACCCCTACCCTGCCTATGAGGAGCTGCGCGCGCTCGGGCCAATGTTCGAGCTGGAGCGTTACGGCGTGTGGGCCATGGCCGGCTATGCCGAGGTCGAACCGGCGCTGAAGGACTGGAAGACGTTCATCAGCGGCGAGGGCGTCGGGCTCAACGGGATGAATCCGGCGCTGCCGAAGCCCCTGACGCTGCAGATCGATCCACCCGACCACGACAAGGGCCGGCGGGTGCTCGGCCGCACGCTGTCTCCCGGTGTCGCAAGGAAGCTGCGCGAGACGTTTCAGAAGGAAGCGGAGAAGAAGGTTTCGGAGCTGATCGACAAAGGCACGTTCGATGCCGTGGCCGATCTTGCCGAGGCCTATCCGATGAAGGTGTTTCCGGATGCGATCGGCATCCGGCCGGACGGCCGCGAGAAGCTGCTCGCCTGGAGCACGTTCGTGTTCGACAGCTTCGGGCCGGAGAACGAGATACTCGCAGCTTCACGGCAGGAAGGTCTCGCCGCGCAGAGCTGGATCATGGAATGTTGCGCGCGAGATGCGCTGCGGCCCGACAGCCTCGGCATGATGATCTACCAGGCGGCCGACGACGGCGAGATCACCGAGCACGAGGCGACGCATCTGGTGCGGCCGTTCCTCACGGCGGGGATCGACACCACCGTCAACGGCATCGGCAACACCCTGCTCGCACTCGCCATGCACCCCGACGAATATCGCAAGCTGCATCACAGGCCGGAGCTGGCGCGCAACGCGTTCGAGGAAGGCCTGCGCTACGATTCACCGGTGCAGACGTTCTTTCGCACCGCCTCGCGCGATCTCGAGATCGGCGGCGGCGTGATCCCGGCGCACCGCAAGGTGCTGCTGTTCATGGCCTCCGCCAATCGCGATCCCGCGCGCTGGGACAAGCCGCACCGTTTCGAGGTGGAGCGGGTTGCGACCGGCCATGTCGGGTTCGGCGCAGGCATCCACGCCTGCGTCGGTCAGATGATCGCGCGTCTGGAAGGCGAGTTGATCTTCAACGAGCTCGCACGGCGCGTGAAGACCATCGAGCTCACGGCGGAGCCCAAGCGTAGGCTCAACAATTCCTTGCGCGGGCTGGAGAGCATGCCGGTGCGGGTGACCGCCGCCTGA
- a CDS encoding CGNR zinc finger domain-containing protein produces the protein MTRPPAMFIADSLGLDFLNSVATPVDTPVDWLDDGDGLIDWLAQARLVPADALEALKMRAKPGELDEVADEARALREWFRAFVRRHAGRRLAVDALRELGPLNSLLERDEVFGRIAAASDDGDHVLALRATRRWRSPGSLLLPIGEALAKFVCDEDFADVKACEGHNCTMLFADHTRRRARRWCTMAICGNRAKQAAHRSRLKNRQ, from the coding sequence ATGACTAGACCGCCCGCTATGTTCATCGCCGACTCGCTCGGGCTCGATTTCCTCAACTCGGTGGCGACACCAGTCGACACGCCCGTCGATTGGCTCGACGACGGCGATGGGCTGATCGACTGGTTGGCGCAGGCGAGGCTCGTGCCGGCTGACGCGTTAGAGGCGCTGAAGATGCGCGCAAAGCCGGGCGAATTGGATGAGGTTGCCGATGAAGCCAGGGCTTTGCGCGAGTGGTTCAGGGCTTTCGTTCGAAGACATGCGGGCCGCCGGCTCGCGGTGGATGCGTTGCGCGAGCTCGGGCCGTTGAACAGCCTGCTGGAGCGCGACGAGGTCTTCGGCCGGATCGCAGCGGCGTCCGACGACGGCGATCATGTCCTCGCGCTCCGAGCGACGCGGCGCTGGCGATCACCCGGGTCCTTGCTCCTGCCGATCGGGGAAGCCTTGGCGAAATTCGTTTGCGACGAGGATTTCGCCGACGTGAAGGCATGCGAGGGGCATAACTGCACGATGCTGTTCGCCGACCATACCCGCAGGCGCGCGCGGCGATGGTGCACGATGGCGATCTGCGGCAATCGCGCCAAGCAGGCCGCTCATCGCAGCCGGCTCAAGAACCGGCAGTAA
- a CDS encoding alpha/beta fold hydrolase, which produces MSPTAYRTADVDGFKVFYREAGPKAGPKLLLLHGFPSAGHMFRDLIPLLADRFHIVAPDLPGFGQSDMPSRDSFRYTFDNVAQVIERFTEVIGLDRFAMYVFDYGAPTGFRLALRHPERITAIISQNGNAYEDGLSDGWTPIKAYWQDPSPANREALRAFLTPEATRWQYTHGVPDPALVSPDGQSLDNFYLARPGSDDVQLDLFGDYKSNVALYPSFQNYFRTHKPPFLAVWGKNDPFFIPPGAEAFKRDNPNAVVQFFDTGHFALETHAREIADSIRTFLK; this is translated from the coding sequence ATGAGCCCGACCGCCTACCGCACCGCTGATGTCGATGGCTTCAAGGTGTTCTATCGCGAGGCCGGCCCGAAGGCCGGGCCAAAGCTTCTGCTGCTGCACGGCTTTCCGAGCGCCGGCCATATGTTTCGCGATCTCATTCCGCTGCTCGCGGACCGGTTTCACATCGTGGCGCCGGACCTTCCCGGCTTCGGCCAGTCCGACATGCCTTCGCGTGACAGCTTCCGCTACACCTTCGACAATGTCGCGCAGGTGATCGAGCGCTTCACCGAGGTGATCGGCCTCGACCGCTTCGCCATGTATGTCTTCGACTATGGCGCGCCGACCGGCTTCCGGCTCGCGCTGCGGCATCCCGAGCGGATCACCGCCATCATCTCCCAGAACGGTAACGCCTATGAGGATGGTCTCAGCGATGGCTGGACTCCGATCAAGGCCTATTGGCAAGACCCTTCACCGGCCAACCGTGAGGCGCTGCGCGCTTTCCTCACGCCGGAGGCCACGCGCTGGCAGTACACGCATGGCGTACCCGATCCGGCCCTGGTGTCGCCGGACGGCCAGAGCCTCGACAATTTCTATCTGGCGCGTCCCGGCTCGGACGACGTGCAGCTCGATCTGTTCGGGGACTACAAGAGCAACGTTGCGCTCTATCCGTCATTCCAGAATTATTTCCGCACGCACAAGCCACCGTTCCTCGCGGTTTGGGGCAAGAACGATCCGTTCTTCATCCCGCCCGGCGCCGAGGCGTTCAAGCGCGACAATCCCAACGCCGTGGTGCAGTTCTTCGACACCGGACATTTCGCGCTGGAGACGCATGCGAGAGAGATCGCGGACAGCATCCGCACGTTCTTGAAATAA
- a CDS encoding ABC transporter ATP-binding protein gives MSSIISVANLSKTYGSGFKALKNVNLDIKRGEIFALLGPNGAGKTTLISIICGIANPSEGRVLVGGEDIQTSYRKARSLIGLVPQELHTDAFESVWATVSFSRGLFGKPKNPAHIEKVLKDLSLWDKKDNKIITLSGGMKRRVMIAKALSHEPQILFLDEPTAGVDVELRKGMWEVVRGLQQSGVTIILTTHYIEEAEEMADRIGVINKGEIVLVEDKATLMQKLGKKRLTLHLQGKLDALPESLKHYELELCDGGATLVYDYDTQGERTGITSLLGELRTAGIRFNDLDTTQSSLEDIFVDLVRTS, from the coding sequence ATGTCCTCTATCATTTCCGTCGCCAACTTGTCGAAGACCTATGGGTCCGGCTTCAAGGCGCTCAAGAACGTCAATCTCGACATCAAGCGCGGCGAGATTTTCGCGCTGCTCGGACCGAACGGCGCCGGCAAGACCACGCTGATCTCGATCATCTGCGGCATCGCCAACCCGAGCGAGGGCCGCGTTCTCGTCGGCGGCGAGGACATCCAGACCTCCTACCGCAAGGCGCGCTCGCTGATCGGGCTCGTGCCGCAGGAATTGCACACCGACGCGTTCGAAAGCGTGTGGGCGACCGTGAGCTTCTCCCGCGGCCTGTTCGGCAAGCCGAAGAATCCTGCACATATCGAGAAGGTGCTGAAGGACCTCTCGCTGTGGGACAAGAAGGACAACAAGATCATCACCCTCTCCGGCGGCATGAAGCGCCGCGTGATGATCGCCAAGGCGCTGTCGCACGAGCCGCAGATCCTGTTCCTGGACGAGCCGACCGCCGGCGTCGACGTCGAGCTGCGCAAGGGCATGTGGGAGGTGGTGCGCGGCCTCCAGCAGTCCGGCGTCACCATCATCCTCACCACGCACTACATCGAGGAAGCCGAGGAGATGGCCGACCGCATCGGCGTCATCAACAAGGGTGAGATCGTGCTGGTCGAGGACAAGGCGACCCTGATGCAGAAGCTCGGCAAGAAGCGGCTGACGCTGCATCTGCAGGGCAAGCTCGATGCGCTGCCGGAGAGCCTCAAGCACTACGAGCTCGAGCTCTGCGATGGCGGCGCCACGCTGGTCTACGACTACGACACCCAGGGCGAGCGCACGGGCATCACCAGCCTGCTCGGCGAGCTTCGCACCGCCGGCATCCGCTTCAACGATCTCGACACGACGCAATCGTCGCTCGAGGACATCTTCGTCGATCT